A window of Gemmatimonadota bacterium contains these coding sequences:
- a CDS encoding DUF411 domain-containing protein yields MDRRDFLTALGVGALGASLPRLADAQQGTPGKAPARPAALPAMTVYKSASCGCCHLWVEHARANGFTVRTIDTEDLAKVKAELGVPGALQSCHTVVVANYLVEGHVPADDVKRMLKEKPAIRGIAVPGMPVGSPGMEQGPVSGYQRYEVVAFTTTGQRSTFARH; encoded by the coding sequence ATGGATCGTCGTGATTTCCTCACCGCGCTCGGCGTCGGTGCGCTGGGCGCATCGCTCCCGCGCCTCGCGGACGCTCAGCAGGGCACACCGGGCAAGGCGCCGGCCCGCCCCGCGGCGCTTCCCGCCATGACCGTCTACAAGAGCGCGTCGTGCGGCTGCTGCCACCTCTGGGTGGAGCATGCGCGCGCCAACGGCTTCACGGTGCGCACCATCGACACCGAGGACTTGGCGAAGGTGAAGGCCGAACTCGGCGTGCCGGGTGCGCTCCAGAGCTGCCACACCGTCGTCGTCGCGAACTATCTCGTCGAAGGGCATGTGCCCGCTGACGATGTGAAGCGGATGCTCAAGGAGAAGCCCGCGATCCGCGGCATCGCGGTGCCCGGCATGCCGGTCGGTTCGCCCGGGATGGAGCAGGGCCCCGTGTCAGGCTATCAGCGATACGAGGTGGTGGCGTTCACGACGACGGGACAGCGGAGCACGTTCGCGCGGCACTGA